A portion of the Adhaeribacter radiodurans genome contains these proteins:
- the rpsC gene encoding 30S ribosomal protein S3, with the protein MGQKVNPVGFRLGVIKGWDSNWYGGKDFAEKLIEDEKIRKYILARIPKGGISKIVLERTLKRITITINTARPGVVIGKGGQEVDKIKEELKKITNKDVQINIFEIKRPELDAKLVGESVAQQLQARISFRRAMKQAIASAIRVGAEGVKIQVSGRLGGAEMARTEHYKEGRTPLHTLRADIDYALSEAQTVYGKLGIKVWIFKGEVFGKKDLSPNQEPSKPANSASNSPRGERTNDRGDRGNDRGNRNRGDRNDRGDRGGDRNNSRGGNNRGAGKSGGRR; encoded by the coding sequence ATGGGACAAAAAGTTAATCCGGTAGGTTTTAGATTAGGTGTCATCAAAGGATGGGACTCCAACTGGTATGGCGGAAAAGATTTTGCTGAAAAACTTATCGAGGATGAAAAAATAAGAAAATACATCTTAGCTCGTATTCCTAAAGGGGGAATTTCTAAAATTGTTTTAGAAAGAACTTTGAAAAGAATTACCATTACTATTAATACGGCTCGTCCTGGTGTAGTAATTGGCAAAGGTGGTCAAGAGGTTGATAAAATAAAAGAAGAATTAAAGAAGATCACTAACAAAGATGTTCAAATTAATATCTTCGAAATAAAAAGACCTGAGCTCGATGCAAAGTTAGTTGGTGAATCAGTTGCTCAGCAGTTACAGGCTCGTATTTCTTTTAGAAGAGCCATGAAGCAAGCTATTGCTTCAGCCATAAGAGTAGGAGCAGAAGGTGTAAAGATACAAGTTTCTGGCCGTTTAGGTGGAGCAGAAATGGCTCGTACGGAACATTATAAAGAAGGTCGTACGCCATTACATACTTTAAGAGCAGATATTGATTATGCGTTATCAGAAGCTCAAACGGTTTATGGTAAATTAGGAATTAAGGTTTGGATCTTTAAAGGTGAAGTTTTTGGTAAGAAAGACTTATCACCAAATCAAGAACCTTCAAAACCAGCTAATTCTGCCTCTAACTCACCTCGCGGAGAACGTACGAATGATCGTGGTGACAGAGGTAATGATCGGGGAAATAGAAATCGGGGTGATCGCAATGACCGGGGTGATCGTGGAGGTGACCGTAATAATAGCAGAGGAGGAAATAACCGGGGTGCTGGTAAAAGTGGTGGACGTCGGTAA
- the rpsN gene encoding 30S ribosomal protein S14 has translation MAKESVKARELKKQKAVEKYAAKRKELKAAGDWEGLDKLPRNASPVRLHNRCKLSGRPRGYIRKFGISRVVFRDLASAGKIPGVTKSSW, from the coding sequence ATGGCTAAAGAATCAGTAAAAGCCCGCGAATTAAAAAAACAAAAAGCAGTAGAAAAATACGCTGCTAAAAGAAAAGAACTAAAAGCTGCAGGAGATTGGGAAGGTTTAGATAAACTACCACGAAATGCATCTCCCGTTCGTTTACATAATAGATGTAAATTATCTGGAAGGCCTAGAGGATATATCCGTAAGTTTGGTATATCAAGGGTCGTTTTCCGTGATTTAGCATCGGCAGGTAAGATTCCTGGTGTAACAAAATCTAGTTGGTAA
- the rpsQ gene encoding 30S ribosomal protein S17 yields the protein MEARNLRKEKTGRVVSNKMDKSITVIVESKMKHPIYGKFVSKSTKFKAHDEKNECGIGDTVRIMETRPLSKTKNWRLVEIIERAK from the coding sequence ATGGAAGCGAGAAATTTAAGAAAAGAAAAAACCGGAAGAGTTGTTTCAAATAAAATGGACAAATCCATTACGGTAATAGTAGAAAGTAAAATGAAGCACCCGATTTACGGGAAATTTGTTTCCAAATCTACAAAGTTTAAAGCTCATGATGAAAAAAATGAGTGTGGAATAGGTGATACTGTTCGTATAATGGAAACGCGACCATTAAGTAAAACAAAAAATTGGCGTTTAGTTGAAATTATAGAAAGGGCGAAATAA
- the rpsS gene encoding 30S ribosomal protein S19, whose amino-acid sequence MGRSLKKGPYIDFRLERKITALDDSGKKAVVKTWSRRSMISPDFVGHTFAVHNGNKFIPVYVTENMVGHKLGEFAPTRNFRGHVAKKDKGKR is encoded by the coding sequence ATGGGAAGATCATTAAAAAAAGGGCCTTACATTGACTTCAGGCTCGAGAGAAAAATAACTGCATTGGACGACTCAGGCAAAAAAGCTGTTGTTAAAACCTGGTCTCGACGTTCCATGATATCACCTGATTTCGTTGGACATACATTTGCAGTACATAATGGTAATAAATTTATTCCTGTATACGTGACGGAAAATATGGTAGGTCATAAGCTTGGGGAGTTCGCTCCTACTCGCAACTTCCGCGGACACGTGGCTAAAAAAGATAAAGGAAAGAGATAG
- the rplX gene encoding 50S ribosomal protein L24, whose translation MMKANNKVQKLHVKTGDTVKVIAGNEKGKTGRIASVNTSTSKVIVEGINMVTKHNKPSAKSPNGGITQKEAYIHSSNVMLVENGQSTRTGKKINTEGKLQRYSKKSGELI comes from the coding sequence ATGATGAAAGCTAATAATAAAGTTCAGAAATTACATGTTAAAACTGGTGACACAGTTAAAGTAATTGCAGGCAATGAGAAAGGTAAAACTGGCCGAATTGCATCTGTAAATACAAGTACCAGTAAGGTTATTGTGGAAGGAATCAATATGGTTACCAAACACAATAAGCCAAGTGCAAAATCTCCTAATGGTGGCATCACTCAGAAAGAAGCATATATTCATTCTAGTAACGTTATGTTAGTAGAAAATGGACAATCTACCAGAACTGGAAAGAAAATTAACACAGAGGGTAAATTGCAGCGTTACTCAAAGAAATCAGGAGAATTGATCTAA
- the rpsG gene encoding 30S ribosomal protein S7 → MRKAKPKNRILLPDPKYKETLVTRFVNYLMYDGKKSIAYNIFYDACEVVEKRTKENGLETWRKALNNIMPSVEVKSRRVGGATFQVPTEVRPDRKISLGIKWMILYARKRGEKTMTDKLAGEIIAAAKGEGAAVKKKDDTHRMAEANKAFSHFRF, encoded by the coding sequence ATGAGAAAAGCAAAACCTAAAAATAGAATTCTCCTTCCAGATCCTAAGTACAAAGAAACCTTAGTTACAAGGTTCGTTAATTACCTCATGTACGATGGGAAGAAAAGTATCGCATATAATATTTTTTACGATGCTTGTGAAGTAGTGGAGAAGAGAACAAAAGAAAATGGGTTAGAGACTTGGAGAAAGGCATTAAATAATATTATGCCTAGTGTGGAGGTTAAAAGCCGTCGTGTAGGAGGAGCTACTTTCCAAGTGCCAACGGAAGTTAGACCAGACAGAAAAATCTCATTAGGCATTAAATGGATGATTCTGTACGCAAGAAAGCGTGGCGAAAAAACTATGACGGATAAACTAGCTGGAGAAATAATTGCTGCAGCTAAAGGTGAAGGTGCGGCTGTTAAGAAAAAAGATGATACCCACCGGATGGCTGAAGCAAATAAAGCCTTCTCGCATTTTAGATTTTAG
- the rplV gene encoding 50S ribosomal protein L22 translates to MEAIAKLRNVPTSPRKMRLVANLVRGKSVNKALGLLKFEANSGAERIEKLLLSALSNWQQKNENVRLEDANLVIKEIFVDEGKMLKRLRPAPQGRGHRIRKRSNHVTLIVDSIPEENLISVSENLNNAK, encoded by the coding sequence ATGGAAGCAATAGCTAAATTAAGAAACGTTCCTACATCACCACGTAAAATGCGGTTAGTAGCGAACTTAGTTCGTGGAAAGAGTGTTAACAAAGCTTTGGGTCTACTTAAGTTTGAAGCAAATTCAGGTGCTGAACGAATAGAAAAGCTTTTATTATCGGCGTTATCTAACTGGCAACAAAAAAATGAAAATGTTCGCTTAGAAGATGCAAATTTAGTAATAAAAGAAATATTTGTGGATGAAGGTAAAATGTTAAAAAGACTAAGACCTGCACCACAAGGCCGAGGACATAGAATTAGAAAGCGTTCTAATCATGTTACTTTGATTGTGGATAGTATTCCAGAAGAAAATTTAATAAGTGTTTCAGAAAATTTGAATAACGCCAAATAG
- the rpsJ gene encoding 30S ribosomal protein S10: protein MNQKIRIKLKSYDHNLVDKSSEKIVKAVKATGAIVSGPIPLPTEKDKFTVLRSPHVNKKAREQFQLCTYKRLVDIYSTSSKTVDALMKLELPSGVDVEIKV from the coding sequence ATGAATCAGAAAATAAGAATAAAATTAAAATCTTACGATCACAATTTGGTTGACAAATCGTCAGAAAAGATTGTTAAAGCTGTTAAAGCGACTGGTGCAATCGTAAGTGGACCTATTCCTTTACCAACAGAGAAGGATAAGTTTACTGTACTGAGATCTCCTCACGTAAATAAAAAAGCAAGGGAGCAATTTCAATTATGTACTTACAAAAGATTAGTAGATATTTATTCTACTAGTTCTAAGACAGTGGATGCATTAATGAAGTTAGAATTACCAAGCGGCGTAGATGTTGAAATTAAAGTTTGA
- the rplN gene encoding 50S ribosomal protein L14 has translation MIQQESRLSVADNSGAKEVLCIRVLGGTGKKYASIGDKIIVTVKSALTSGNVKKGSVSKAVVVRTKKEIRRKDGSYIRFDDNAAVLLNNNDEPRGTRIFGPVARELREKQFMKIVSLAPEVL, from the coding sequence ATGATACAGCAAGAATCTAGATTGTCAGTTGCTGATAATAGTGGTGCCAAAGAAGTTTTATGTATCCGAGTTTTAGGAGGTACTGGTAAAAAATATGCGTCTATAGGTGATAAAATTATTGTTACTGTAAAATCAGCACTAACATCAGGAAACGTGAAAAAAGGTTCCGTTTCTAAAGCAGTAGTAGTTCGCACGAAGAAAGAAATCCGCCGGAAAGATGGTTCTTATATTCGCTTTGATGATAATGCGGCTGTTTTATTGAATAACAATGATGAACCAAGGGGGACTCGCATCTTCGGACCGGTTGCACGTGAATTGCGTGAAAAGCAATTTATGAAAATAGTATCATTAGCACCTGAAGTTTTATAA
- the rpsL gene encoding 30S ribosomal protein S12: MPTIQQLVRKGREKLTTKSKSPALDSCPQRRGVCTRVYTTTPKKPNSAMRKVARVRLTNGKEVNAYIPGEGHNLQEHSIVLIRGGRVKDLPGVRYHIIRGALDTAGVNGRLQRRSKYGAKRPKPGQAAAAGKGAPAKKKK; encoded by the coding sequence ATGCCTACTATACAGCAATTAGTAAGAAAGGGTAGAGAAAAATTAACAACTAAATCAAAATCTCCTGCCTTAGATTCATGCCCACAAAGAAGAGGCGTGTGTACCCGTGTTTACACAACTACTCCAAAAAAGCCAAATTCTGCAATGCGTAAAGTGGCTCGCGTGCGGTTAACCAACGGAAAAGAGGTGAACGCCTATATTCCAGGTGAGGGTCATAATTTACAGGAACACTCGATCGTATTAATCCGGGGTGGAAGGGTAAAAGATTTGCCAGGAGTTAGATATCATATAATCCGTGGAGCTTTAGACACCGCAGGAGTAAATGGTAGATTGCAAAGAAGATCTAAATACGGAGCAAAACGTCCGAAACCGGGACAAGCTGCAGCTGCAGGAAAAGGAGCACCTGCTAAGAAGAAAAAATAA
- the rplD gene encoding 50S ribosomal protein L4 — protein sequence MELSVLNINGQDTGRKVNLSDAIFGVEPNEHAMYLDVKQYLANQRQGTHKSKERNEVSGTTKKLKKQKGTGGARAGSMKSPVFIGGGRVFGPRPRDYSFKLNKKVKSLARISALSSLVRDNKVSLIESIQLAQPKTKDFTGILNNLKVKNKKALIITSEIDHNLFLSSRNLPKVKVSTAANLNTYDLLNSDALLLTEESVNALEQLYNK from the coding sequence ATGGAACTTTCTGTATTAAACATTAATGGACAAGATACGGGCAGAAAGGTAAATCTTTCAGATGCAATTTTTGGAGTTGAGCCAAATGAGCATGCCATGTATCTAGATGTAAAACAGTATCTAGCTAATCAACGGCAGGGTACGCATAAATCAAAGGAGCGGAATGAAGTTTCTGGTACAACTAAGAAACTCAAAAAGCAAAAAGGAACAGGTGGTGCAAGAGCTGGTTCCATGAAATCTCCTGTGTTTATTGGTGGTGGTCGTGTATTTGGACCTAGACCAAGAGATTATTCTTTTAAATTAAATAAAAAAGTAAAATCATTAGCTCGTATTTCGGCTTTATCTTCTTTGGTTCGTGATAACAAAGTTTCTTTAATAGAATCAATTCAATTAGCTCAACCAAAAACAAAAGATTTTACTGGTATTTTAAATAATCTAAAAGTTAAAAATAAAAAAGCGCTCATAATTACTTCAGAAATTGACCATAATCTTTTTCTATCAAGCCGCAATTTGCCAAAAGTAAAAGTTTCAACAGCAGCTAACCTTAATACTTATGATTTGCTGAACTCAGATGCTTTACTTTTAACGGAAGAAAGTGTAAATGCATTAGAGCAACTTTATAATAAATAA
- the rplP gene encoding 50S ribosomal protein L16, with protein sequence MLQPKRTVYRKMHKGRVTGLAQRGSTISFGSFAIKSLEAAWITSRQIEAARIAMTRAMKREGQVWIRIFPDKPITKKPAEVRMGKGKGSPEYWVAVIKPGTILFESDGVDLTTAQESLRLAAQKLPVRTKFVVRRDYVEL encoded by the coding sequence ATGTTACAGCCGAAAAGAACTGTATATAGAAAAATGCATAAAGGCCGGGTTACGGGACTTGCTCAACGTGGCAGTACCATATCTTTTGGTTCTTTTGCAATTAAATCATTAGAAGCTGCCTGGATTACTAGCCGCCAAATTGAAGCAGCTCGTATTGCTATGACTCGTGCAATGAAAAGGGAGGGTCAAGTGTGGATACGAATATTCCCGGATAAACCGATTACAAAAAAACCGGCTGAGGTACGTATGGGTAAAGGTAAAGGATCACCTGAATATTGGGTAGCAGTAATCAAACCAGGTACTATTTTATTTGAATCTGATGGAGTAGATTTAACTACTGCCCAAGAATCACTTCGTTTAGCTGCTCAAAAGTTACCAGTAAGAACCAAGTTTGTTGTACGTAGAGATTACGTTGAATTATAG
- the rplE gene encoding 50S ribosomal protein L5, translating to MASARLKEKYQKEIVSQLKEKFQYKSIMQVPRITKICINKGIGNAVADKKLVDIGVDELTTITGQKAVATKAKNSVSNFKLREGMPIGARVTLRGDRMYEFMDRLLTIALPRVRDFRGINNKGFDGRGNYTLGVKEQIIFPEISIDKIKAISGMDITFVTSAQNDEESYELLKAFGMPFQNLKK from the coding sequence ATGGCATCTGCAAGATTAAAAGAAAAATATCAAAAAGAAATAGTGTCTCAACTGAAAGAAAAATTTCAGTACAAGAGCATTATGCAAGTTCCCCGGATAACCAAAATATGTATTAACAAGGGTATTGGTAACGCTGTTGCTGATAAGAAGTTGGTAGATATAGGTGTAGATGAACTTACTACAATTACTGGTCAGAAGGCAGTTGCTACAAAAGCAAAAAACTCTGTATCTAACTTTAAGTTACGGGAAGGTATGCCTATTGGGGCGAGAGTTACATTAAGGGGCGACCGTATGTACGAGTTTATGGATCGTCTTTTAACTATTGCTTTACCTAGGGTTCGCGATTTTAGAGGAATTAATAATAAAGGTTTCGATGGCCGGGGTAACTATACGCTAGGTGTTAAAGAACAAATTATTTTTCCTGAAATAAGCATAGATAAGATCAAGGCTATTTCTGGTATGGATATTACATTTGTAACTTCGGCTCAGAATGATGAGGAAAGCTATGAATTGCTCAAAGCATTTGGTATGCCGTTTCAAAATTTAAAGAAGTAG
- the rplC gene encoding 50S ribosomal protein L3: MPGIIGKKIGMTSLFTPDGKSIAATLIQAGPCVVTQVKTVEVDGYQAVQVGYGEVKEKKVSRALAGHFKKADTTAKAKVVEFRTEDETFKLGDTIGVDLFEEGEFLDVVGTSKGKGFQGVVKRYNFGGVGGQTHGQHNRARHPGSIGACSWPSRVFKGMRMAGRMGNNRVKIQNLRVMRVLADKNLILVSGSVPGAKNSFVVLEK; this comes from the coding sequence ATGCCTGGAATTATCGGTAAAAAAATCGGAATGACAAGCCTCTTCACTCCTGATGGAAAAAGCATAGCTGCTACGCTTATCCAAGCGGGACCGTGTGTAGTTACACAGGTTAAAACAGTTGAAGTGGATGGTTACCAAGCTGTACAAGTCGGCTATGGTGAAGTAAAGGAAAAAAAAGTATCGCGAGCGTTAGCAGGCCACTTCAAAAAAGCGGATACAACAGCAAAAGCAAAAGTTGTTGAATTTAGAACTGAAGATGAAACTTTTAAATTAGGCGACACCATTGGAGTTGATCTTTTTGAAGAAGGTGAATTTTTAGATGTGGTTGGAACATCTAAAGGTAAAGGTTTTCAAGGAGTAGTAAAACGTTATAATTTTGGTGGAGTTGGTGGCCAAACACACGGTCAACACAACCGAGCCAGACACCCTGGTTCTATTGGTGCCTGCTCTTGGCCCTCAAGAGTTTTCAAAGGTATGCGAATGGCTGGTAGAATGGGTAATAACCGCGTTAAGATTCAGAACTTACGAGTTATGCGGGTTTTAGCAGATAAAAATTTAATTCTTGTAAGCGGCTCTGTTCCTGGTGCCAAAAATTCATTTGTTGTATTAGAAAAATAA
- the rplW gene encoding 50S ribosomal protein L23 has product MEILKRPLVTEKMTALNESGKYAFEVGKNANKVEIKKQIEKLYGVTVEKVATMRVQGKLKSRNTKAGVVSGRKPTVKKAIVTLKKGDIIDFYNNI; this is encoded by the coding sequence ATGGAAATTTTAAAGAGACCTCTAGTTACAGAGAAAATGACTGCTCTAAATGAGAGTGGAAAATATGCTTTTGAAGTTGGTAAAAACGCTAATAAAGTTGAGATAAAAAAGCAGATTGAAAAATTGTATGGAGTAACGGTAGAAAAAGTTGCCACAATGCGTGTTCAAGGTAAGTTAAAATCTAGAAACACAAAAGCTGGTGTAGTTTCTGGCCGTAAGCCAACCGTTAAAAAAGCAATAGTTACCTTGAAGAAAGGTGATATTATTGATTTCTATAATAACATTTAA
- the rpmC gene encoding 50S ribosomal protein L29: MKYSEITALTTEELQERLAVEKTNSQNLRFAHSISPLENPLKIKESRKNIAKINTELRNRKLQIAQQ; this comes from the coding sequence ATGAAATACTCTGAAATTACAGCGCTTACAACGGAAGAGTTACAGGAGCGCCTTGCTGTTGAAAAAACTAATAGCCAGAATCTGCGGTTTGCACATTCCATATCGCCATTAGAAAATCCACTGAAAATAAAAGAATCGCGGAAAAATATTGCAAAAATAAATACAGAGCTGCGTAATCGTAAATTGCAAATTGCTCAACAGTAA
- the rplB gene encoding 50S ribosomal protein L2 produces MALKKLRPTTPGQRFRIAPEFEEITSSTPEKSLLAPISKSGGRNDSGKMTMRYIGGGHKKQYRIIDFKRTKVGIPATVKSIEYDPNRTARIALIYYADGEKSYILAPAGLKVGNIVLSGPGIAPEVGNCLPLTDIPLGTIVHNIELMPGNGGTLARSAGTYAQLVARESKYATLKLPSGEMRMVLVNCMATVGTVSNADHMNENLGKAGRNRWLGVRPRVRGVAMNPVDHPMGGGEGKSSGGHPRSRKGLYAKGRKTRNKNKYSENLIVNRGKNK; encoded by the coding sequence ATGGCATTAAAAAAACTAAGACCAACAACACCAGGTCAAAGATTTAGAATAGCGCCGGAGTTTGAAGAAATTACTTCAAGTACTCCCGAGAAATCTTTGTTGGCACCAATATCAAAATCTGGTGGTAGAAATGATTCCGGTAAAATGACCATGCGTTATATAGGCGGTGGTCATAAAAAGCAATACCGCATAATTGATTTTAAAAGAACAAAGGTTGGCATTCCAGCTACAGTTAAATCAATTGAATACGATCCGAATCGTACTGCCCGCATTGCTCTCATCTATTATGCAGATGGTGAAAAAAGTTACATTTTAGCTCCGGCAGGATTAAAAGTAGGGAACATAGTGCTTTCAGGACCAGGTATTGCTCCGGAAGTAGGGAATTGCTTGCCACTAACCGATATACCTTTAGGTACCATTGTTCATAATATCGAACTTATGCCAGGTAATGGAGGAACATTAGCAAGAAGTGCAGGAACTTACGCCCAATTAGTTGCTCGTGAAAGTAAATATGCCACGTTAAAATTGCCTTCGGGTGAGATGCGCATGGTTTTAGTGAATTGTATGGCTACAGTAGGAACTGTATCTAATGCAGATCACATGAATGAAAACTTGGGTAAAGCTGGTAGAAATCGTTGGTTAGGTGTCCGACCAAGAGTAAGAGGGGTAGCAATGAACCCAGTAGATCACCCAATGGGAGGTGGTGAAGGTAAATCATCAGGTGGCCATCCTCGTTCTCGGAAAGGCTTGTATGCCAAAGGTAGAAAAACAAGAAATAAAAATAAGTATTCCGAAAACCTGATTGTTAATAGAGGTAAAAATAAATAA
- the fusA gene encoding elongation factor G: MARDLKYTRNIGIAAHIDAGKTTTTERILYYSGVSHKIGEVHDGAATMDWMEQEQERGITITSAATTVSWDYRGNKYHINIIDTPGHVDFTVEVNRSLRVLDGLVFLFSAVDGVEPQSETNWRLANNYNVARIGFVNKMDRSGADFLAVVRQVKEMLGSNAVALQLPIGSEDNFRGVVDLVNFRGIEWNEHDKGMTFTEVPIPDDMLDEATEYREKLLEAVAEYDESLMEKYFDDPESITEDEILTALRKATIDMAIVPMLCGSSFKNKGVQTMLDYVMALCPSPLDKESIKGTNPDTGEEVARKPSETEPFAALAFKIATDPYVGRLCFIRAYSGVLESGSYVYNTRSENKERISRIFQMHANKQNAIERLSAGDIGAVVGFKDIKTGDTLCAQDAKIVLEAMDFPEPVIGYAIEPKTQADADKMGMAIGKLVEEDPTLQVHTDQETGQTILRGMGELHLEIIMDRLKREFKVEINQGAPQVAYKETITKNVEHRETYKKQSGGRGKFGDIVFELGPREDNKQGLEFVNGIVGGVIPKEFIPAIQKGFEEAMKDGVLAGFPIEAMKVRLFHGSYHEVDSDALSFELAARQGFKEAARKCAPKLLEPIMALEVITPDEYTGPVTGDLNRRRGLMKGMDTKAGSQVVKADVPLSELFGYVTDLRTLTSGRATANLTFSHYEQVPQNLADGIVAKTKGTGK, encoded by the coding sequence ATGGCTCGCGATTTAAAATATACTAGAAATATTGGTATTGCCGCACACATTGATGCTGGTAAAACCACCACAACAGAACGTATTCTTTACTATTCTGGAGTAAGCCATAAAATAGGTGAAGTTCATGACGGAGCGGCAACTATGGACTGGATGGAACAGGAACAGGAAAGAGGTATTACCATTACTTCTGCTGCTACAACAGTTAGCTGGGATTATAGAGGAAATAAGTATCATATAAACATCATTGATACTCCTGGTCACGTGGATTTTACTGTTGAAGTAAACCGCTCTTTAAGAGTATTAGATGGATTAGTATTCTTATTTAGTGCGGTAGATGGAGTAGAACCACAATCCGAAACAAACTGGCGTTTAGCAAACAATTATAATGTAGCCCGCATCGGTTTTGTTAATAAGATGGACCGTTCTGGTGCAGACTTCCTGGCAGTAGTAAGGCAAGTAAAAGAAATGTTAGGAAGTAATGCAGTGGCATTACAATTACCTATTGGCTCAGAAGATAATTTTAGAGGAGTAGTTGATTTAGTAAACTTCCGGGGAATAGAATGGAATGAACATGATAAAGGAATGACCTTTACTGAAGTTCCAATTCCGGATGATATGTTGGATGAAGCCACAGAGTACCGTGAAAAGTTACTGGAAGCAGTAGCTGAGTACGATGAAAGCTTGATGGAAAAATATTTTGATGATCCGGAATCAATTACGGAAGATGAAATATTGACGGCTCTAAGAAAGGCAACTATTGACATGGCGATTGTTCCAATGTTATGTGGATCTTCCTTTAAAAATAAAGGAGTTCAAACAATGTTGGATTACGTAATGGCATTGTGCCCTTCTCCATTAGATAAAGAAAGTATAAAAGGTACCAACCCTGATACTGGAGAAGAAGTAGCACGTAAACCGTCTGAAACCGAACCTTTTGCTGCATTAGCGTTCAAAATTGCTACTGACCCTTACGTGGGCCGCCTTTGTTTTATTCGGGCTTATTCAGGCGTATTAGAGTCAGGTTCTTACGTTTATAATACTCGTTCTGAAAATAAAGAACGAATCTCTAGAATTTTTCAAATGCATGCAAATAAGCAAAATGCAATTGAAAGACTAAGTGCCGGTGATATTGGAGCTGTAGTTGGTTTTAAAGATATTAAAACCGGAGATACTCTGTGTGCCCAGGATGCTAAGATTGTATTAGAAGCAATGGACTTTCCTGAACCAGTAATCGGATATGCTATTGAACCAAAAACGCAAGCTGATGCTGATAAAATGGGTATGGCTATTGGTAAGTTAGTGGAGGAAGATCCAACTTTACAGGTACATACTGACCAAGAAACAGGCCAAACTATTCTTCGAGGAATGGGAGAGCTTCACTTAGAAATTATCATGGACCGCTTAAAGCGTGAGTTTAAAGTGGAGATTAACCAAGGTGCACCGCAAGTAGCCTACAAAGAAACAATTACCAAAAATGTTGAACACCGGGAAACTTATAAAAAGCAATCTGGTGGTAGAGGTAAATTTGGAGACATTGTGTTTGAATTAGGACCACGCGAAGATAATAAGCAAGGCCTGGAATTTGTAAACGGCATTGTAGGTGGGGTAATACCAAAAGAATTTATTCCAGCTATTCAGAAAGGTTTCGAAGAAGCAATGAAAGATGGCGTATTGGCAGGATTTCCAATAGAAGCTATGAAGGTTCGCTTATTCCATGGATCATATCATGAAGTTGACTCAGATGCTTTATCTTTTGAATTGGCAGCGCGTCAAGGATTTAAAGAAGCGGCACGTAAGTGTGCTCCAAAATTATTGGAGCCAATAATGGCATTAGAAGTAATTACTCCTGACGAATATACAGGTCCGGTAACTGGCGACTTAAATAGAAGAAGAGGGTTAATGAAAGGAATGGATACTAAAGCTGGTTCGCAAGTAGTAAAAGCTGATGTGCCATTATCAGAATTGTTTGGCTATGTAACCGACTTAAGAACACTTACTTCAGGAAGAGCAACAGCAAACTTAACATTCTCCCATTACGAACAAGTGCCGCAAAACCTAGCAGATGGCATTGTTGCAAAAACTAAAGGAACTGGTAAATAG
- a CDS encoding DUF3467 domain-containing protein, producing the protein MAREASKGEQNQINIELSEEIAEGEYANLAMIAHSSSEFVIDFIRLMPGIPKAKVKSRIVITPEHAKRLLAALADNIQRFESSFGTIKQTQEEPSFPMNFGNNIGEA; encoded by the coding sequence ATGGCCAGAGAAGCATCGAAAGGTGAACAAAACCAAATTAATATTGAGCTTTCTGAAGAAATAGCAGAAGGCGAATATGCTAATTTGGCAATGATTGCTCATTCAAGCAGTGAATTTGTGATTGATTTTATACGATTAATGCCAGGAATTCCAAAAGCTAAAGTAAAATCGAGAATAGTTATTACCCCAGAGCATGCTAAGAGATTATTAGCAGCGCTAGCCGATAATATTCAACGATTTGAAAGCTCTTTTGGCACTATCAAACAAACCCAAGAAGAACCTAGTTTTCCAATGAATTTCGGAAATAATATAGGGGAAGCTTAA